One window from the genome of Nicotiana sylvestris chromosome 9, ASM39365v2, whole genome shotgun sequence encodes:
- the LOC138877989 gene encoding uncharacterized protein has product MTQRLKSLKQKLKNMQGLAGQKSIAFKDLCMFPDVRLPLGFKIPKFEKYDGHGDPIAHLKRYCNQLRGLCQTVPIQHRHRPKPQFPFKPEEETNYAIKWREQTARFKPPMDDHELITVFLQAQKPDYFQNMMFAVGKSFSEAIKMGEMVENGLKTGKIISQAVLKAATQAGQIESDNFSDMNEKDEEIMIT; this is encoded by the exons ATGACTCAAAGACTGAAAAGCTTGAAACAAAAGTTGAAAAACATGCAGGGGttggcaggtcagaagagtattgccttcaaggatctatgtatgttccctgaTGTTCGTTTGCCACTTGGTTTCAAGATCcctaaatttgaaaagtatgatggacatggagaccccatagcccacctgaaaaggtattgcaatcagctaagag gcctttgtcaaacagttccaatacaacatcgacatcgccccaaaccacaattccctttcaaacctgaagaagaaaccaactatgccattaaatggagagagcaaacaGCTAGatttaagccacccatggatgatcacgagctaatcactgtctttcttcaggctcaaaagccagattattttcaaaacatgatgttcgCAGTAGGTAAATctttctcggaagcaatcaaaatgggggaaatggttgagaatggacttaagacaggcaaaattataagtcaagcagttctcaaagccgcaactcaggctggccagattgaatctgataattttagtgacatGAATGAGAAGGACGAAGAAATCATGATAACATag